A window of Methanolacinia paynteri genomic DNA:
GGCCCACCACATCGCATCGGGTATCGAGGCGAATTTCTCCGGCTGGGCCTGGTGCTCGATGTAGAACATGATTGCTGAGGTGACTACGAGCAGGAAGAGGATGATGTAGAACATCATCGCGAGCTGTCGCCTTTTTGCGTTGAAGACCCTGGCGATGACGTGGAGCGACGGGGAATACCTGATGAGCTTGAATATGGTGAAGAATTTCAGGATTCCGACCATCGCGTAGACTTCCTGGTCCGCGAAGAAGAACGGGAGGTAGAACCAGAAGAGGGCCACGAGGTCGATTATCGCCATTCCCGAGACCATGTAGCTGAGCCGCCCGACGATTGCGGTCTCGGCTGCGTTTTTCTTATGGTATTCGGGGTTCTCGACGCAGGTCCAGACCCTGAGGATATATTCTGTGGTGAAGACGATGACCGCGAGAGAATCGAGAAGCCTGCCGAAGAGGTAGACGGTCGCAGGCAGGCCCTGGACGGTCTGGATGATTACGTTGACGATGATTACGGTTATGAAGAGAAACATCAGGGAATTGAAGATCCGCCCCGGCCCGTAGCCTTCGATTCCACGGTTGAGTAAGTTGTAGATCTTCTGCCTCGGGGTTATGATTACCCTGTTTTCAAATTCCCTGAACGCTCCTCCTGTTGCCATAGTAATAATATTCTTTATTTAATTCATTTTCTTTCGTATGGCAGATGGATCTGGTGGAGGGGTCGCCATTATATTGAAGGGAGGGGGATGTTTCCCCCTCCCTGTGCCCCTCCCCCTCATGGCGACAGGTCGCCTCGGGACGGGCAAGCGTCCCTCCGGCTCCTTTTATCCCGATCAGGCAACCGAAGGACTGTCGCCCTTTCGAAACCCAAGGCGACCTTTGGTCACTAATTAATATCTAAA
This region includes:
- a CDS encoding ion transporter gives rise to the protein MATGGAFREFENRVIITPRQKIYNLLNRGIEGYGPGRIFNSLMFLFITVIIVNVIIQTVQGLPATVYLFGRLLDSLAVIVFTTEYILRVWTCVENPEYHKKNAAETAIVGRLSYMVSGMAIIDLVALFWFYLPFFFADQEVYAMVGILKFFTIFKLIRYSPSLHVIARVFNAKRRQLAMMFYIILFLLVVTSAIMFYIEHQAQPEKFASIPDAMWWAVITLTTVGYGDVYPITPLGKFFGGLSALLGVGVIALPAGILASAFMEEVSKEAKEEDEHIEEFKDESDDTHGEKTGDDTENNSHGTKCTCPECGHEFFLPDENN